A stretch of DNA from Pseudomonadales bacterium:
GGGCATGACGACACTGTCCGCGACCATGCAGGGATTCTACATTCCCTACGGCGTGACCCTGCCGGTGCAGATGTACGCGTGGCTTGCCACCCGTCACAAGCGGCTCTACGACATCCCCGATGAGGCCACCGGCCAGGTCGCAGTAGCCTGCCGCGCACACGCGCAGAGCAACGAGCGCGCGCTCATGCGGGAGCGGCCGCTCGACATGAGCCAGTACCTGCAGTCGCGGATGGTCTCCGAGCCGTTCCGGCTCAACGACTGCTGTCTGGAAACGGACGGCGCCTGCGCCGTGGTGCTGACCCGCGCCGACCGCGCCCGTGATCTGCACCACCGGCCGGTATACGTGATGGCTGCCGCGGAAGGGCATCCATACCCGGCGGACGACATTCCCTCCCGGAAAGATCCGTTCCGCATCGGTCTCTCCTATGCGGCGCCGCGGGCCTTCGAGATGGCCGGCATCCAGCCGCAGGACGCGGATTTCCTGTGCATCTACGACTGTTTCACCTACGTCGTGCTGCTGCAGCTCGAGGCTCTGGGCTTCGCCGAGCGCGGCGGGGTATGGGACTTCGTCAAGGACGGCGCCCTGCAGCCCGGCGGGCGCTATCCACTCAACCCCCATGGCGGGCTCCTGAGCCAAGCCCACGTCTGGGGTCTCAACCACGTCGTCGAGGCCACACGCCAGCTCCGCGGCGACTCCAGCGCCCAGGTCACCGACGCCGAGATCGGCATCGTCACAGGCTGGGGCGATCTCGGCGACGGCAGCATAGCCATTCTCCGGAGGTGACATGAGCCACTGGCCCTTACCCAAGAACGTCGACCCCATCAATGCCGAGTTCTGGCAGTCGCTGCAGGACGGCGTGCTGCGCTTCCAGCGCTGTACGGATTGCAGCACGCTGCGGCATCTACCCCGCTACCAGTGCGCCGAGTGCGGCTCCACGGCGTACGAGTGGGCGCCGGTGAACGGTCGCGGCACCCTGTATTCGTGGACCGTTACCCATCAGGTCTTTCATCCCGCGTTCGACGTACCTTTCGTCGCTGCCGTGATCGAACTCGATGAGGGGGTGCGCTTCGTCAGCCAGCTCATCGATGCCGATCCGGCTGAGCTGGAGCTCGGCGCCCCGGTCCGAGTAGCGTTCAAGCGCATCACCGACGATTTTCAAACGCCGGTGTTCCGGCTGGAGAAGACATGAGCAGCTCACTGCGAGAGCGGCTCGATCATCCGGTGATCGATGCCGACGGCCACACCGTCGAGTTCATGCCCCAGGTAGCCGAGTACTGCCGGGAAGTCGCGGGACCCGAGGTGGCGCGACAGTTCGAGCGCAGCGGCTGCCTGGATGGCCTGCCGCTCGCGCTCGAGGCCAGGGCCAACGGTGGCCCCGGGCCGGCGATCCGGCCGCCCTGGTGGGCCGTGCCGGCGCGTAACACCCTCGATCGCGCCACGGCCATGTTCCCGCGCCTACTCTACGACCGGCTCGACGAGATAGGGCTGGATTTCGCCGTGCTCTACCCGACCCACGGGCTGTTCGCTCTGGGCCTCGAGGAGGACGAGGTCCGCCAGGCGGCGTGCCGGGCCTTCAACCTCTACCATGCCCGGCTCTACGGCGAATTCGCCGATCGGCTGGCGCCGGTGGCGGTCATTCCCATGAACACCCCCGGGGAAGCCGTTGTGGAACTGGAACACGCCCGAACGCTGGGGCTGAAGGCCGTGCTGCTCGGCGGCATGAGCCAGCGCGACGTGAACGGCCGCCGGCGGCTCGACGTCGTCGGCTTCGACAACGCCCACGACTACGACCCGGTCTGGGCCGCCTGCGAGCGCCTGGGATTCGCCCCGGCGTTCCACTCCTCTGGCATGGGCTGGGGCAGTCGAGCAAGCGACAAGAGTTACGTCTACAACCATATCGGCAATTTCGCCGCCGCCCAGGAAGCGATCTGCCGATCGCTGTTCCTCGGCGGCGTGACCCGGCGATTTCCCGGCCTCACCTTCGCTTTTCTGGAGGGCGGGGTCGGCTGGGCCTGCAATCTGTTCTCCGATCTGATCGGCCATTGGGAAAAGCGTAACGTCGAGGCCCTGCGCCACTACGATCCGGCCATGCTCGACCGGGCCGAGCTCGAGCGCCTGTTCGACCGCTACGCCCCCAAACCCTTCGCGGACAAGAAGGAACAGCTCGACCGGACGCTGCGGATCCTGTCCAACCCGAATGAAGATCCGGCCACGCTGGACGAGTTCGCCGCCTTGCAGATCGACCACGCCGAGCAGATCGTCGAGCTTTTCGTCGAGCCGTTCCATTTCGGCTGCGAAGCGGACGACCCGATCAACCAGTTTGCCTTCAACCGCCGCGGCAACCCGTTCGGCGCCGAGCTCAAGGCACTGTTCAGCTCCGACATCGGGCACTGGGACGTGCCGGACATGAGCGGTGTGCTGGCGGAGGCCTACGAACTCGTCGAGCACGAGCTGATCACGCCCGCGAACTTCCGCGACTTCGTGTTCGGCAATGCCGTTTCACTGTACACCGCCGTCAACCCCCGGTTTTTCGACGGTACCGTCATCGCGCCACACCGCCAGGAGAACGCCTCATGAGCAAGCCGATCATTTCAGCCGATTCACACATCACGGAGCCCCCGGATTGCTACACCGCCCACATCGGCCCCCGATATCGTGACAAGGCCCCGCACATCACGCAGATGCAGGGGCTCGGCGACGTGTTCGTCATCGACGGGATGCCCTCGCCCATTCCTCTGGGTCTCGTCGCCGCAGCCGGCCTCGATCCCAAGGACATCAAGGCCGACGGCGTTGCCTTCAAGGACCTGCACCGCTCCGGCTGGGACCCAAAGGCCCGGCAGGCGGACCAGGAGCGCGACGGCATCGCGGCAGAGATTCTCTACCCCACCGTGGGCATGGTGTTGTGCAACCATCCGGACGTCGATTACAAGCAGGCCTGTATGGAGGCCTACAACCGCTGGCTCGCCGAGTATTGCGCCGGCGCCCCGGGACGGGTCTTCGGACTCGGGCAGACTGCCGTGACCAGCGTCGAAGCCGCCGTGCGTGAGCTCGAGGAGATGCGCAAGCTGGGGTTCGTCGGCGTGATGATGCCCGGCGAGCCGGGCACCGAATTCGACTACGACGACCCGCGCTTCGATCCACTGTGGGAGGCGGCCATCGACCTCGGCATGCCCCTGTCGTTCCACATCCTGACCTCACGCTCCAGCGGCCTGAACGCGACGCGCGGCCCCAAGATCAATGCCTTCCTGCAGATCATCCGCGGCTGTCAGGACGTGATGGGGCTGTTCATCTTCTCCGGCGTGTTCGACCGGCATCCTGAGCTGAAGCTGGTCTGCGCAGAAGCGGACGCGGGATGGGTGCCCCACTACATGTACCGTATGGACCACGCCTACGAGTACCACCGCTACTGGATGAAAGCGCCGCCGCTTGAACGCAAGCCCAGCGAGTATTTTCGCGAGCACATTGCCATGACCTTCCAGGACGACTACGTGGCGTTCCAGTGCAAGGATCTGGTGAACGTGCGGCGGCTGATGTGGGCGAGCGATTTCCCCCACAGCGATTCCACCTGGCCCCGGTCGCAATCGGTGCTCGCCGCGCAGACGGCTCACCTGACCGAGCAGGAGAAGGACTGGATCTGCCACGACAACGTCGCTGACTGGTACGGCATCGAGGTGCACTGAGCACGGGGAGGCAACGCCATGATTTTCGACCTGAGAATCGATAACGGCACGCTCGTAGACGGCTCCGGTGCGCCGGGCCGGCCCGGTAGCATCGCGGTGAAGGACGGCCGCATCGTTGCCATGGGCGACGTGAGCGGCAAGGCCAGGCGCTCGCTGGACGCCGGCGGCAAGGTGATCGCGCCGGGTTTCGTCGATATCCACACGCACTACGACGCCCAGATCCTGTGGGACCGCATGCTGACGATCTCTCCCTGGCACGGCGTCACGACCGTCGTCATGGGCAACTGCGGCTTCGGCATCGCCCCGACCCGGCCGGTACATCGGGAACTCATCCTGCGGACCCTCGAGAAGGTCGAAGGCATGACCGCCGAGGCGCTGTTCGCGGGCCTCGGCGACGACTGGGCCTTCGAGACGTTCCCCGAGTACCTCGACGCCATTGAGAGCCGCGGCAGTGCCATCAACGTCGCGGCCCTGGTCGGCCACACTCCGGTGCGTCTCTACGTGATGGGCGAGGAGGCAACCGAGCGCGAAGCCACGGACGACGAGATCACGACCATGCAGCGGATCGTGCGTGAAGCGATCGCCGCGGGAGGCCTCGGCTTCGCCACGTCGAAGGCCGCCACCCACGTCGGCTTCGAGGGCCGGCCGGTGCCGAGCCGACTCGCGGGCTTCAAGGAAATCGACGCGCTGGCGGCCACCGTTCCCGCCGCCGGCCGCGGCGTGATGCAGGCCACCATCGGCAAGGGCCTGGCGCTGCCCGAGTTCGAGCGTCTGGCGAACAGCCACGGCATCCGCGTGAGCTGGACGGCGCTGCTCGGCGGCGGCGGCCTGCTGCGCAACAGCTCGGTCACGGATCAGCTCGAACGATCCGCCGCCATCCAGGCGCGCGGCGCGGACGTCTGGCCCCAGGTAGCCTGTCGGCCGCTCGTGCTGGAATTCACCCTGAAGGAGCCGTTCCTGCTGGACATGAACCCGGTGTTCAACAAACTCTCCGGCGCCGACCCGGCCAGCCGCATGCAGGCATACGCCTCCGAGGATTTTCGCGGCGAGTTCCACCGGATGATCGACGGCGGCGCTCTGACCGACGCGTTCGCCAAGGCGGTGGTCTCCTACAGCCGCTTGCACCCGGAGTATCAGGAACGTCTGCTCCCGGAGCTCGCCGCGCAGAAAGACAAACGCATCGCCGATTTCGTGCTCGATCTCGTCATCGAGGAGGAGCTCGACACCCGGATTCGCATGCCGGTGGCCAATGTCGACGAGTCGGAAGTGGCGACGATGCTCAGCAACGATCATGTGGTGCTGGGGCTCTCCGACGCCGGCGCTCACGCCAGTCAGCTTTGCGATGCCTGCTATAGCACCCACCTGCTCGGCCATTGGGTGCGGGAAACCGGCGTGCTTTCTCTGGAGCGGGCGGTGCAGATGCTCACCTCGCTGCCGGCGACGGTGTTCGGCATCGCCGATCGCGGGCTGCTCGCCGTCGGCCGGCCCG
This window harbors:
- a CDS encoding Zn-ribbon domain-containing OB-fold protein; protein product: MSHWPLPKNVDPINAEFWQSLQDGVLRFQRCTDCSTLRHLPRYQCAECGSTAYEWAPVNGRGTLYSWTVTHQVFHPAFDVPFVAAVIELDEGVRFVSQLIDADPAELELGAPVRVAFKRITDDFQTPVFRLEKT
- a CDS encoding amidohydrolase family protein; the protein is MSSSLRERLDHPVIDADGHTVEFMPQVAEYCREVAGPEVARQFERSGCLDGLPLALEARANGGPGPAIRPPWWAVPARNTLDRATAMFPRLLYDRLDEIGLDFAVLYPTHGLFALGLEEDEVRQAACRAFNLYHARLYGEFADRLAPVAVIPMNTPGEAVVELEHARTLGLKAVLLGGMSQRDVNGRRRLDVVGFDNAHDYDPVWAACERLGFAPAFHSSGMGWGSRASDKSYVYNHIGNFAAAQEAICRSLFLGGVTRRFPGLTFAFLEGGVGWACNLFSDLIGHWEKRNVEALRHYDPAMLDRAELERLFDRYAPKPFADKKEQLDRTLRILSNPNEDPATLDEFAALQIDHAEQIVELFVEPFHFGCEADDPINQFAFNRRGNPFGAELKALFSSDIGHWDVPDMSGVLAEAYELVEHELITPANFRDFVFGNAVSLYTAVNPRFFDGTVIAPHRQENAS
- a CDS encoding amidohydrolase family protein, encoding MSKPIISADSHITEPPDCYTAHIGPRYRDKAPHITQMQGLGDVFVIDGMPSPIPLGLVAAAGLDPKDIKADGVAFKDLHRSGWDPKARQADQERDGIAAEILYPTVGMVLCNHPDVDYKQACMEAYNRWLAEYCAGAPGRVFGLGQTAVTSVEAAVRELEEMRKLGFVGVMMPGEPGTEFDYDDPRFDPLWEAAIDLGMPLSFHILTSRSSGLNATRGPKINAFLQIIRGCQDVMGLFIFSGVFDRHPELKLVCAEADAGWVPHYMYRMDHAYEYHRYWMKAPPLERKPSEYFREHIAMTFQDDYVAFQCKDLVNVRRLMWASDFPHSDSTWPRSQSVLAAQTAHLTEQEKDWICHDNVADWYGIEVH
- a CDS encoding amidohydrolase family protein, translating into MIFDLRIDNGTLVDGSGAPGRPGSIAVKDGRIVAMGDVSGKARRSLDAGGKVIAPGFVDIHTHYDAQILWDRMLTISPWHGVTTVVMGNCGFGIAPTRPVHRELILRTLEKVEGMTAEALFAGLGDDWAFETFPEYLDAIESRGSAINVAALVGHTPVRLYVMGEEATEREATDDEITTMQRIVREAIAAGGLGFATSKAATHVGFEGRPVPSRLAGFKEIDALAATVPAAGRGVMQATIGKGLALPEFERLANSHGIRVSWTALLGGGGLLRNSSVTDQLERSAAIQARGADVWPQVACRPLVLEFTLKEPFLLDMNPVFNKLSGADPASRMQAYASEDFRGEFHRMIDGGALTDAFAKAVVSYSRLHPEYQERLLPELAAQKDKRIADFVLDLVIEEELDTRIRMPVANVDESEVATMLSNDHVVLGLSDAGAHASQLCDACYSTHLLGHWVRETGVLSLERAVQMLTSLPATVFGIADRGLLAVGRPADIVVFDPDTVGASPLERVTDQPAGAERLISRARGIEAVIVNGILLRQANEDQIAGPGALPGRLLRNGRAA